One region of Carya illinoinensis cultivar Pawnee chromosome 8, C.illinoinensisPawnee_v1, whole genome shotgun sequence genomic DNA includes:
- the LOC122317894 gene encoding GATA transcription factor 24-like isoform X3: protein MAAVNLQALPFEDHLRGPIRIDEEEGEYENGADDDAMVNVEEVHLNSVNVAECCGVSVGRGVNMASRTSELTLSFEGELYVFPAATPEKGMGETPKHPNLSRRIASLVRFREKRKERCFDKKIRYTVRKEVAQRMNRKNGQFASLKESSTATNWDSSPSNLQDGTPSAETVLRRCQHCGVSENNTPAMRRGPAGPRTLCNACGLMWANKGTLRDLSKGARNISMDHMEPETPVDVKPSITDGDFCDNKDEHETPEDLFKKPENKGFKKPPVNPDEEGLHGTAEDLSDTLPDGIVHSSVNDDEQGPLFELANPSDTEIDLPDNFD, encoded by the exons ATGGCGGCTGTCAACCTGCAGGCGCTTCCTTTCGAGGACCACTTGCGGGGCCCCATACGGATCGACGAGGAGGAGGGTGAGTACGAGAATGGTGCTGACGACGATGCTATGGTCAACGTGGAAGAGGTCCACTTGAATTCTGTGAACGTTGCGGAGTGTTGCGGCGTAAGTGTTGGACGAGGAGTGAATATGGCGTCCCGGACCAGTGAGCTCACTCTCTCTTTCGAAGGCGAGCTCTACGTGTTCCCAGCTGCGACGCCTGAAAag GGCATGGGTGAGACTCCAAAGCACCCAAATCTTTCACGGCGAATAGCTTCCCTGGTCAGGTTTCGTGAAAAACGGAAAGAGAGAtgttttgacaaaaaaattcGCTATACTGTGCGAAAAGAAGTTGCGCAGAG GATGAACCGTAAGAATGGACAGTTTGCATCCTTGAAAGAAAGTTCGACTGCTACAAATTGGGATTCTTCTCCCAGTAATCTTCAAGATGGTACTCCTAGTGCGGAAACTGT TTTACGCAGATGTCAACATTGTGGTGTTAGTGAAAATAATACTCCTGCAATGCGTCGTGGGCCAGCTGGACCAAGGACTTTATGTAATGCATGTGGTCTAATGTGGGCAAATAag GGAACATTGAGGGATCTCAGTAAGGGGGCAAGGAATATTTCCATGGACCATATGGAACCT GAAACCCCAGTTGATGTCAAGCCATCAATTACAGATGGAGACTTCTGTGACAACAAGGATGAGCAT GAAACTCCCGAAGACCTGTTTAAAAAGCCTGAAAACAAAGGATTCAAAAAGCCTCCTGTTAACCCCGATGAGGAA GGTTTGCATGGAACTGCTGAAGATCTTTCAGATACTCTTCCCGATGGGATTGTTCATTCCTCAGTCAATGATGATGAGCAG GGTCCTTTGTTTGAGCTTGCTAATCCTTCAGATACAGAAATAGATCTACCCGATAACTTTGATTAG
- the LOC122317894 gene encoding GATA transcription factor 24-like isoform X1 — protein MAAVNLQALPFEDHLRGPIRIDEEEGEYENGADDDAMVNVEEVHLNSVNVAECCGVSVGRGVNMASRTSELTLSFEGELYVFPAATPEKVQAVLLLLGGPDVPTSLPTIEVSCNQNNRGMGETPKHPNLSRRIASLVRFREKRKERCFDKKIRYTVRKEVAQRMNRKNGQFASLKESSTATNWDSSPSNLQDGTPSAETVLRRCQHCGVSENNTPAMRRGPAGPRTLCNACGLMWANKGTLRDLSKGARNISMDHMEPETPVDVKPSITDGDFCDNKDEHETPEDLFKKPENKGFKKPPVNPDEEGLHGTAEDLSDTLPDGIVHSSVNDDEQGPLFELANPSDTEIDLPDNFD, from the exons ATGGCGGCTGTCAACCTGCAGGCGCTTCCTTTCGAGGACCACTTGCGGGGCCCCATACGGATCGACGAGGAGGAGGGTGAGTACGAGAATGGTGCTGACGACGATGCTATGGTCAACGTGGAAGAGGTCCACTTGAATTCTGTGAACGTTGCGGAGTGTTGCGGCGTAAGTGTTGGACGAGGAGTGAATATGGCGTCCCGGACCAGTGAGCTCACTCTCTCTTTCGAAGGCGAGCTCTACGTGTTCCCAGCTGCGACGCCTGAAAag GTACAGGCAGTGCTCTTGCTTCTAGGTGGACCAGATGTACCAACCAGTTTGCCCACAATTGAAGTATCTTGTAATCAAAATAACAGG GGCATGGGTGAGACTCCAAAGCACCCAAATCTTTCACGGCGAATAGCTTCCCTGGTCAGGTTTCGTGAAAAACGGAAAGAGAGAtgttttgacaaaaaaattcGCTATACTGTGCGAAAAGAAGTTGCGCAGAG GATGAACCGTAAGAATGGACAGTTTGCATCCTTGAAAGAAAGTTCGACTGCTACAAATTGGGATTCTTCTCCCAGTAATCTTCAAGATGGTACTCCTAGTGCGGAAACTGT TTTACGCAGATGTCAACATTGTGGTGTTAGTGAAAATAATACTCCTGCAATGCGTCGTGGGCCAGCTGGACCAAGGACTTTATGTAATGCATGTGGTCTAATGTGGGCAAATAag GGAACATTGAGGGATCTCAGTAAGGGGGCAAGGAATATTTCCATGGACCATATGGAACCT GAAACCCCAGTTGATGTCAAGCCATCAATTACAGATGGAGACTTCTGTGACAACAAGGATGAGCAT GAAACTCCCGAAGACCTGTTTAAAAAGCCTGAAAACAAAGGATTCAAAAAGCCTCCTGTTAACCCCGATGAGGAA GGTTTGCATGGAACTGCTGAAGATCTTTCAGATACTCTTCCCGATGGGATTGTTCATTCCTCAGTCAATGATGATGAGCAG GGTCCTTTGTTTGAGCTTGCTAATCCTTCAGATACAGAAATAGATCTACCCGATAACTTTGATTAG
- the LOC122317894 gene encoding GATA transcription factor 24-like isoform X2 encodes MAAVNLQALPFEDHLRGPIRIDEEEGEYENGADDDAMVNVEEVHLNSVNVAECCGVSVGRGVNMASRTSELTLSFEGELYVFPAATPEKVQAVLLLLGGPDVPTSLPTIEVSCNQNNRGMGETPKHPNLSRRIASLVRFREKRKERCFDKKIRYTVRKEVAQRMNRKNGQFASLKESSTATNWDSSPSNLQDGTPSAETVLRRCQHCGVSENNTPAMRRGPAGPRTLCNACGLMWANKETPVDVKPSITDGDFCDNKDEHETPEDLFKKPENKGFKKPPVNPDEEGLHGTAEDLSDTLPDGIVHSSVNDDEQGPLFELANPSDTEIDLPDNFD; translated from the exons ATGGCGGCTGTCAACCTGCAGGCGCTTCCTTTCGAGGACCACTTGCGGGGCCCCATACGGATCGACGAGGAGGAGGGTGAGTACGAGAATGGTGCTGACGACGATGCTATGGTCAACGTGGAAGAGGTCCACTTGAATTCTGTGAACGTTGCGGAGTGTTGCGGCGTAAGTGTTGGACGAGGAGTGAATATGGCGTCCCGGACCAGTGAGCTCACTCTCTCTTTCGAAGGCGAGCTCTACGTGTTCCCAGCTGCGACGCCTGAAAag GTACAGGCAGTGCTCTTGCTTCTAGGTGGACCAGATGTACCAACCAGTTTGCCCACAATTGAAGTATCTTGTAATCAAAATAACAGG GGCATGGGTGAGACTCCAAAGCACCCAAATCTTTCACGGCGAATAGCTTCCCTGGTCAGGTTTCGTGAAAAACGGAAAGAGAGAtgttttgacaaaaaaattcGCTATACTGTGCGAAAAGAAGTTGCGCAGAG GATGAACCGTAAGAATGGACAGTTTGCATCCTTGAAAGAAAGTTCGACTGCTACAAATTGGGATTCTTCTCCCAGTAATCTTCAAGATGGTACTCCTAGTGCGGAAACTGT TTTACGCAGATGTCAACATTGTGGTGTTAGTGAAAATAATACTCCTGCAATGCGTCGTGGGCCAGCTGGACCAAGGACTTTATGTAATGCATGTGGTCTAATGTGGGCAAATAag GAAACCCCAGTTGATGTCAAGCCATCAATTACAGATGGAGACTTCTGTGACAACAAGGATGAGCAT GAAACTCCCGAAGACCTGTTTAAAAAGCCTGAAAACAAAGGATTCAAAAAGCCTCCTGTTAACCCCGATGAGGAA GGTTTGCATGGAACTGCTGAAGATCTTTCAGATACTCTTCCCGATGGGATTGTTCATTCCTCAGTCAATGATGATGAGCAG GGTCCTTTGTTTGAGCTTGCTAATCCTTCAGATACAGAAATAGATCTACCCGATAACTTTGATTAG
- the LOC122317893 gene encoding GATA transcription factor 25-like translates to MVNTYTISRAIFSPLHTVLSRAPKAPKTISSNTCIYSPLFPFPNPRFRVFFAALVCLCNAPSKLASVTEIPMYGHSQTLNMPNQISAAAEDDDVSGAGAAESIDNSLIRYEAHSIDDAAGSVGAVVDDVTADAVYSHGGSDGGASEMVVQRHDGTSQLTLSFRGQVYVFDSVTPDKVQAVLLLLGGCELSSGPQAEMLPQNQRGGVMEYPVKCSQPQRAASLNRFRQKRKERCFDKKVRYSVRQEVALRMQRNKGQFTSSKKSEGDYNWGALQESGQDDNPQEASCTHCGISSKSTPMMRRGPAGPRSLCNACGLFWANRGALRDLSKKTHDHSLTLPDQGEGVANDSECGTGIHTNNNLVTYSNGDNSALIAEQ, encoded by the exons ATGGTAAATACCTACACTATTTCCAGGGCCATCTTTTCCCCATTGCATACAGTCCTCTCCCGAGCTCCAAAAGCTCCAAAGACAATCTCTTCTAATACGTGCATATATTCCCCGTTATTTCCCTTTCCCAACCCTAGATTTAGGGTTTTCTTCGCTGCGCTTGTTTGCCTCTGTAATGCCCCATCTAAACTCGCTTCAGTTACGGAAATCCCAATGTACGGACACTCACAGACCCTGAACATGCCCAACCAGATCTCCGCGGCAGCCGAGGACGACGACGTTTCCGGCGCCGGCGCCGCCGAGTCAATCGATAACTCCCTCATTCGCTACGAAGCCCACTCAATTGACGACGCTGCCGGCTCAGTCGGCGCTGTCGTCGATGACGTCACTGCTGACGCTGTGTACAGTCATGGTGGTAGTGATGGTGGAGCCTCGGAGATGGTGGTTCAGCGTCACGACGGCACCAGCCAGCTCACGCTCTCGTTTCGAGGCCAAGTTTATGTGTTTGACTCTGTCACCCCCGATAAG GTTCAAGCGGTGTTGCTGCTTCTAGGTGGATGCGAACTATCTTCAGGCCCACAAGCGGAAATGTTGCCTCAGAACCAGAGG GGTGGCGTGATGGAGTACCCTGTAAAGTGTAGTCAACCGCAAAGAGCAGCTTCATTGAATAGGTTCCGGCAGAAGAGAAAAGAGCGATGCTTCGATAAGAAAGTTAGATATAGTGTTCGTCAGGAGGTTGCTCTCAG GATGCAGCGTAATAAGGGCCAATTTACTTCTTCCAAAAAGTCTGAAGGAGATTATAATTGGGGTGCACTCCAGGAGTCAGGGCAAGATGATAATCCACAAGAAGCCTC ATGTACACATTGTGGCATAAGTTCAAAGTCCACTCCAATGATGCGGCGGGGGCCAGCTGGTCCAAGGTCTCTTTGCAATGCATGTGGACTTTTTTGGGCAAACAGG GGGGCTTTGAGGGATCTTTCCAAGAAAACCCATGATCATTCTCTGACTCTGCCTGATCAG GGTGAAGGTGTAGCTAACGATTCGGAATGCGGAACTGGAATCCATACAAACAACAATCTCGTTACTTACTCAAATGGTGATAACTCGGCTTTAATAGCTGAGCAGTGA